The Orenia marismortui DSM 5156 DNA segment GTTCATTACAGAATCATTCTTTTTATAACCAAATTGATTTTCACCATTTTGATATTTAACACTAACGCCTTTTTCTTTGATATCCTTGATTAACTCATTCTTGATATCCCACATAGCCATATAATCTTCAATCAAATCTAAAAAATGCTCACCATGAACCCCATTACGATCTAACTGATCGATCAAATCTTTTTTTATTTCTTCTCTCTTTGACACTACACCCCACCCCCCCACACCTCATGTGAGATTTTTGATTTATTTCTTTTGTCTTGTCCCCCTCTCCGGTCCCCTTATATTCTAGGGATTTTCATTTTTTAGACCCGGGGGTATCATTCAATAAACCTATTGGTTTTAAATCAGTATTACCTTTGCCTTCAACAAGCTCTTTTTCCAACTCATTCTTTAACTCATTAAACTGTAACTTATATTCTTCAAATTCATCTAAAAGTTCTTGGTAATGTTCTTCTCTTATTTCCTCATCAATCCTAGCATCTTTGAGAAAAGTTTTGAATCTATCTAATAAAATATTGAACAATACAGTCTCTCTAACACTGAATTCAACTGTTGCAAAACGCTTCTCTTTTTCCATCCAATCACCATCTTTCTTCTGTAATATATTCCTTCTGGCCAGCTCTATACTTCTTAAGCTTCTCTGGATGCTCTTGGTTATGACAAGCATTGCAAAGACTAATTAAATTACTCAATACTAAAGCCAATAAAGGGAACTCCCTTAAATGCTTGATGTGATGAACACAATTAGCTTTAGAATATCTTCCTTTCTCCTTACACTTTTGGCACTCATAATTATCCCTAATTAATACTTGTTTCCTAACCGCTTGCCAAATTGCACTCTTATAAAACTTTCTTACATTACCGGCTTTAATTGCTTTTAATAATTCTTTGGGTAATTGAATGATTTATCACCTCTTGGCCATACTCAAAAAATAAAAAACACCCAGCTCTCGCCAAGTGCTCATTTCCCCTCTCATCTATACTCTTGTATTAAACATGAGCTTATTAACTCATTCCTCTACCCCTACGCTTAACTCTATAGCTCTCATATTAATAGTATAACACAGATTTTAGAAATTTGACTTCAACATCACTTCAATATTACTTCACTTTTACTTCAAATGATTAAATTATACTCATTATCTCACCATATAGTAGATGT contains these protein-coding regions:
- a CDS encoding P27 family phage terminase small subunit, which encodes MSKREEIKKDLIDQLDRNGVHGEHFLDLIEDYMAMWDIKNELIKDIKEKGVSVKYQNGENQFGYKKNDSVMNLHKTNNQMLKILSDLGIKPSQQENSENIPMEM
- a CDS encoding HNH endonuclease, whose translation is MIQLPKELLKAIKAGNVRKFYKSAIWQAVRKQVLIRDNYECQKCKEKGRYSKANCVHHIKHLREFPLLALVLSNLISLCNACHNQEHPEKLKKYRAGQKEYITEERW